One genomic region from Polynucleobacter sp. MWH-P3-07-1 encodes:
- a CDS encoding uracil-DNA glycosylase, with the protein MLISPEDIPQDWRALLGDYFSSPEWFDLQTGLQSELKAHPELIRPEPKNFFSALRLTPVDQVKVIILGQDPYHSPGLAQGLAFSIPADIPTNSREFPSSLRNIRKALALEGFGNLPHGNLQDWATQGVLLLNTALSVKLGEAGSHTNLGWGSLVNALIRSLANQRTGLVWMLWGGHAQSKLSLIEPGRDQLILCASHPSGLGVYKTDRPFLKPGGQASCGHFTKANQWLDSHQQSSIVWVREDQKPAGTQEGLFE; encoded by the coding sequence ATGCTGATTTCACCAGAAGATATTCCGCAGGATTGGCGGGCATTGCTTGGGGATTATTTCAGTTCGCCAGAATGGTTTGACTTACAAACCGGTCTGCAATCAGAACTTAAAGCTCATCCAGAATTGATCCGACCTGAGCCCAAAAATTTTTTTAGTGCATTGCGTTTGACGCCAGTCGATCAAGTCAAAGTCATTATCTTGGGGCAGGATCCCTATCACTCTCCTGGTTTAGCCCAAGGCCTTGCTTTTTCAATCCCGGCAGATATTCCTACAAACTCCAGAGAGTTTCCAAGCTCGCTTCGCAATATTCGTAAAGCACTGGCTCTTGAGGGCTTCGGGAATTTACCGCACGGGAATTTACAAGATTGGGCCACTCAAGGCGTTCTCCTACTCAATACCGCACTCAGTGTGAAATTGGGCGAAGCCGGCAGCCATACTAATTTAGGATGGGGCTCGCTGGTAAATGCCTTGATTCGCTCTTTAGCTAACCAGCGGACTGGTCTAGTTTGGATGCTTTGGGGTGGTCATGCGCAATCGAAATTGAGCCTGATTGAACCAGGCAGAGATCAATTGATCTTGTGTGCTTCTCACCCTTCTGGACTTGGGGTATATAAAACCGATCGCCCCTTTTTAAAACCCGGTGGGCAGGCAAGCTGTGGGCATTTCACAAAAGCCAATCAATGGCTCGATAGCCATCAGCAATCTTCGATTGTTTGGGTTAGGGAGGATCAGAAACCAGCTGGCACGCAGGAAGGTTTATTTGAATAA
- a CDS encoding M61 family metallopeptidase, which translates to MNMNPAITQDYPAIEYTIWPADLHGHRFHVKLRIQNPDPAGQVLQMASWIPGSYLIRDFSKHIETIAAYSSHKPQQSIALERINNDQWRLPRVTGPVEILTTIYAFDSSVRAAYLDTERAFFNATSLCLIVQGQENIPCALVLVPPKTADAEFWSVQTTLRSVKIDRQGFGFYLAENVDDLIDHPIAMGQFQVVEWKSQGISHSMAIQGCVHPVQHKRLAEDLEAICSSTIALFEPKSKRAPFNRYLFLVNAVISGYGGLEHRNSTALLCRRDQIPQTEMALEEKAYQEFLGLCSHEYFHAWLVKRIQPKAFQPYHLDRRNHTRLLWLFEGFTSYYDDLQLFRSKRIDLKTYLSIIADHWNAILRSPGRNKQSLADSSFDAWTKYYQADENTPNSVVSYYGKGALLALGLDLQIRNFTKGRKSLDDLMRLIWQEHGLTMNGIEENGLDSLISDLLGMGFQKIWSEFKTRYIFGTADLPLEKWFNPRFIKVDSKLLTKLEMVKLSFGVRYTDEKGWLKLTHVLDGGLAQAAGLAPGDLIASINGQRVTGSRWDKLLGSLTMNQDLIICFYRQDLEHERMAPLNIHQTPKQYQLSTV; encoded by the coding sequence ATGAATATGAACCCAGCCATTACTCAAGATTACCCTGCAATTGAATACACGATCTGGCCAGCAGATCTGCATGGACACCGCTTTCACGTCAAACTTCGCATTCAGAATCCCGATCCTGCTGGACAAGTCTTACAAATGGCCAGCTGGATTCCGGGGAGTTATTTGATTCGAGACTTTAGTAAGCATATTGAGACCATTGCGGCCTACTCTAGCCATAAACCTCAGCAGTCAATTGCACTAGAGCGCATTAACAATGACCAATGGCGCTTGCCCCGCGTTACTGGCCCAGTTGAAATCCTGACAACCATTTATGCCTTTGACTCATCGGTTCGCGCCGCTTATCTGGACACTGAACGTGCATTTTTTAATGCAACCAGTTTGTGTTTAATAGTGCAAGGGCAGGAAAATATTCCATGCGCTTTGGTGCTTGTTCCGCCAAAGACTGCAGATGCTGAATTTTGGTCCGTTCAAACCACGCTGCGCTCCGTCAAAATAGATCGGCAAGGTTTTGGCTTTTATCTCGCTGAAAATGTTGATGACTTGATTGATCATCCAATTGCGATGGGACAGTTTCAGGTGGTTGAATGGAAATCTCAGGGCATTTCACACAGCATGGCGATTCAGGGGTGTGTTCATCCAGTGCAACATAAAAGACTGGCAGAAGATCTGGAAGCGATTTGCTCATCGACCATTGCGCTCTTTGAACCCAAAAGTAAACGGGCTCCATTTAATCGCTATTTATTTTTAGTCAATGCAGTGATCAGCGGTTATGGCGGACTGGAGCATCGTAATAGTACCGCTCTACTCTGCCGTCGTGACCAAATCCCCCAGACAGAGATGGCTTTGGAGGAAAAAGCCTATCAAGAATTCTTAGGACTGTGCAGTCACGAATATTTTCATGCATGGCTAGTCAAGCGCATCCAGCCTAAAGCATTTCAACCCTATCATTTAGATCGCAGAAATCACACGCGATTACTTTGGTTATTCGAAGGCTTTACTAGCTACTACGATGATCTGCAACTCTTCCGCAGTAAGCGAATCGATTTAAAAACATATCTCAGTATTATTGCTGACCACTGGAACGCCATCTTGCGCAGTCCAGGAAGAAATAAACAAAGCCTCGCTGACAGCTCCTTTGATGCTTGGACTAAGTATTACCAAGCTGATGAAAATACCCCCAATAGTGTTGTCAGTTACTACGGTAAAGGAGCCCTCTTAGCATTGGGCCTGGATCTTCAAATTCGGAATTTCACAAAAGGTCGTAAGTCACTTGATGATCTAATGCGCTTAATTTGGCAAGAGCATGGTTTGACCATGAATGGCATTGAAGAAAATGGTCTCGATTCTCTTATCTCTGATTTATTGGGAATGGGCTTTCAAAAAATTTGGTCTGAATTTAAGACCCGATACATCTTTGGTACAGCCGATCTTCCCTTAGAAAAATGGTTTAACCCGCGCTTTATTAAGGTGGACTCTAAATTACTCACCAAGCTTGAGATGGTAAAGCTAAGCTTCGGCGTTCGATATACAGACGAGAAGGGCTGGCTCAAATTAACACATGTACTTGATGGTGGACTCGCTCAAGCAGCTGGACTAGCACCCGGCGATCTGATTGCTAGCATCAACGGTCAGCGAGTCACGGGCTCGCGCTGGGATAAACTCTTAGGTAGCCTGACAATGAATCAAGATCTGATTATCTGTTTTTATCGTCAAGATCTTGAGCATGAGCGCATGGCACCTCTCAACATTCATCAAACGCCAAAGCAATATCAACTTTCAACCGTGTAA
- a CDS encoding DsbC family protein, with the protein MNKLLPVLLYLALSLGFANLSHAQSEQKIKTELQGKLGANAKIKSVTASPIAGIYEVQVGNDVFYTDVNGKYLLQGEIIEVATGKNITEQRQSDLNRIKWSDLPSANAIKVVRGNGSRQLAIFADPNCGYCKRLEKSLQQLDNVTIYNYLIPILSADSVQKAKQIWCAADPSKTYVDWMLNGVPITGKSDCNTGAIEKNLVLAKTLGITGTPTIFFMDGSRFPGAAQLADIEKKLASLK; encoded by the coding sequence TTGAATAAATTATTACCAGTCCTTTTATATCTTGCCTTGAGCCTCGGTTTTGCAAATCTTTCCCATGCTCAGTCTGAGCAAAAAATCAAAACTGAGCTTCAAGGCAAATTAGGTGCTAATGCCAAGATTAAATCTGTTACCGCTTCTCCAATTGCAGGGATTTATGAAGTTCAAGTAGGTAATGATGTGTTCTATACCGACGTCAATGGTAAATATCTTCTTCAAGGAGAGATTATTGAAGTTGCTACTGGTAAAAATATCACCGAGCAACGGCAAAGTGATCTGAATCGAATTAAATGGTCTGATTTACCAAGCGCCAATGCCATCAAAGTGGTGCGCGGTAATGGCAGCCGCCAGTTAGCCATCTTTGCCGATCCCAATTGTGGCTATTGCAAGCGCTTAGAAAAGTCTTTACAGCAACTCGATAACGTCACTATTTATAACTATCTCATTCCGATTTTGTCAGCAGACTCAGTACAAAAAGCCAAACAAATTTGGTGCGCCGCCGATCCCAGTAAAACATATGTGGATTGGATGCTCAATGGCGTACCTATCACTGGTAAAAGCGATTGCAATACTGGAGCAATCGAGAAAAATCTTGTTTTAGCAAAGACTTTAGGGATTACTGGCACGCCTACGATCTTCTTTATGGATGGCAGTCGCTTCCCTGGCGCAGCGCAGTTGGCTGACATCGAGAAAAAGCTGGCTAGCCTCAAATAG
- a CDS encoding FAD-dependent monooxygenase: MSEVHQKQAFVSTTNPLGSKSIDVAVIGGGIVGKAVALGLAQLGLQTLEIAPGLDQSIPSPAGSGWGQRIYAFSPGTVSLLKHLQVWDAVDHARLQVVKDMRIYGDRGERTDQLHLSAFEAGVSELAWIGESEVIEHTLDTASRFQNKLERLSASIAEIHVDKGGAHLQLENGKSIFAKLVIAADGANSFIRSAIGIEITEESYEQNAVVANWQCTQSHLQTAYQWFLPDGDIIAMLPLPNQQVSMVWSTSNRHAAHLLKLSQSEWSRQFSEIANGAIFQQLGELTLRSQPTSFPLRKMRAERLIGPSEDPKVALLGDAAHVIHPLAGQGLNLGLRDVATLLNVLGKRESFRSINDFNLLRRYERERQGDMSALLWVTDKLKKLFSGSSNTERFIRNFGLGLVNKSHFLKQRLIQQALGDSNLE, translated from the coding sequence ATGTCAGAAGTTCATCAAAAACAGGCTTTCGTAAGCACTACCAACCCCCTAGGCTCTAAGTCGATTGACGTAGCTGTCATTGGCGGGGGCATCGTTGGCAAAGCAGTGGCGCTGGGCCTCGCACAACTAGGGCTCCAAACCTTAGAGATTGCTCCCGGGCTGGACCAGAGCATTCCCAGCCCTGCCGGATCCGGGTGGGGACAGCGCATTTATGCCTTTTCGCCAGGAACTGTTTCTCTACTAAAACATCTACAAGTCTGGGATGCCGTTGATCATGCTCGCCTTCAGGTTGTGAAAGATATGCGTATTTATGGCGATCGGGGCGAGCGGACAGACCAACTCCATTTATCGGCTTTCGAGGCAGGCGTTTCCGAATTAGCCTGGATTGGTGAATCTGAAGTGATTGAACATACCTTAGATACTGCGTCACGCTTTCAAAATAAATTAGAGCGTTTAAGTGCCAGTATTGCTGAAATCCATGTTGACAAGGGCGGCGCTCACTTACAACTTGAAAATGGAAAATCCATTTTTGCCAAGCTCGTGATTGCTGCTGATGGTGCCAACTCCTTTATTCGCTCAGCCATCGGAATTGAAATCACAGAAGAAAGTTATGAGCAGAATGCAGTCGTAGCCAATTGGCAGTGCACCCAATCGCATTTACAAACTGCCTACCAATGGTTTCTGCCAGACGGTGACATTATTGCGATGCTGCCCTTACCCAATCAACAAGTATCGATGGTCTGGTCTACATCAAATCGTCACGCCGCACATTTACTTAAGCTCAGCCAGTCTGAGTGGAGTAGACAGTTTTCAGAAATCGCAAATGGGGCTATTTTTCAACAACTCGGTGAGTTAACCCTGAGATCACAGCCTACTAGCTTTCCCTTAAGAAAAATGCGTGCCGAACGATTAATTGGGCCCTCAGAAGATCCTAAAGTTGCTCTTCTTGGGGACGCGGCACACGTCATACATCCCTTAGCCGGCCAAGGACTCAATTTGGGACTGCGCGATGTTGCTACGCTCCTAAATGTTCTAGGGAAACGCGAAAGCTTTCGCTCGATTAATGATTTCAATTTACTAAGACGCTACGAGCGTGAACGTCAAGGCGATATGAGCGCCTTGCTCTGGGTTACCGATAAATTAAAAAAATTATTTTCTGGTTCAAGCAATACAGAACGTTTCATCCGCAACTTTGGTCTAGGACTAGTAAACAAAAGTCATTTTTTGAAGCAGCGCCTGATTCAACAGGCTCTTGGAGATAGCAATCTTGAATAA
- the ychF gene encoding redox-regulated ATPase YchF has translation MSLKCGIVGLPNVGKSTLFNALTKAGIAAENYPFCTIEPNVGVVEVPDPRLAALAEIVSPERILPAAVEFVDIAGLVAGASKGEGLGNQFLANIRETDAITHVVRCFEDPNVIHVAGKIDPIADIGVIDTELALSDLATVEKTLNRSSKAAKSGNDKETAALVAVLTKVQAHLDSALPVRSLKLTDEEKLLIKPLCLITAKPAMYVANVKEDGFTNNPHLEAVQQHAAKEGAPVVAVCAAIEAEIADLDEADKSAFLADLGMEEPGLDRVIRAGYALLGLHTYFTAGVKEVRAWTIHQGDTAPQAAGVIHTDFERGFIRAQTIAYADFIQYKGESGAKEAGKMRAEGKEYVVKDGDVLNFLFNV, from the coding sequence ATGTCTTTGAAATGTGGCATCGTCGGCCTGCCTAATGTCGGCAAATCTACCCTGTTTAATGCGCTTACCAAAGCTGGTATTGCGGCTGAGAACTATCCTTTTTGCACAATCGAGCCTAATGTGGGCGTGGTCGAGGTTCCTGACCCCCGCTTAGCCGCCCTGGCTGAGATTGTTTCTCCGGAGAGGATCCTTCCTGCTGCGGTGGAATTTGTGGATATTGCCGGTTTGGTCGCAGGCGCCTCCAAAGGTGAAGGTCTAGGCAATCAATTTTTAGCGAATATTCGCGAGACCGATGCGATTACGCATGTGGTGCGCTGCTTCGAGGATCCTAATGTGATTCACGTGGCTGGCAAGATTGACCCAATTGCCGATATTGGTGTGATTGATACCGAGCTCGCTTTATCCGATTTAGCAACGGTTGAAAAGACCTTAAATCGGTCTTCTAAAGCAGCAAAGTCAGGTAATGACAAAGAGACTGCTGCATTGGTAGCGGTGCTGACTAAAGTCCAGGCTCACTTAGATTCCGCTTTACCGGTGCGCAGCCTAAAGCTCACTGATGAAGAGAAATTATTGATCAAGCCACTCTGTTTGATTACTGCCAAGCCTGCCATGTATGTGGCGAATGTGAAAGAGGACGGTTTTACCAACAATCCCCATCTTGAGGCCGTTCAGCAGCATGCGGCAAAAGAGGGTGCACCGGTTGTGGCAGTCTGCGCCGCAATTGAGGCAGAAATTGCCGATTTGGACGAGGCTGATAAGTCGGCCTTCTTGGCGGATCTGGGTATGGAAGAGCCTGGCCTAGATCGTGTTATTCGGGCCGGATATGCTTTACTAGGTTTGCATACTTATTTCACCGCTGGCGTCAAAGAAGTGCGAGCCTGGACGATTCATCAAGGAGATACTGCGCCACAAGCGGCAGGAGTGATTCATACGGACTTTGAGCGTGGCTTTATTCGTGCCCAGACCATTGCTTACGCTGATTTCATTCAATATAAGGGTGAATCGGGAGCCAAAGAAGCCGGCAAGATGCGTGCCGAGGGCAAAGAATACGTAGTCAAAGACGGAGATGTATTGAATTTCTTATTCAATGTCTAG
- the trpC gene encoding indole-3-glycerol phosphate synthase TrpC translates to MSDILDRIVATKRLEVARDQQQISLAQQRNKAESNNQNGSLKPRGFVAAIEKKIASGKPAVISEIKKASPSKGILREHFHPAEIAQSYATNGAACLSVLTDTDYFQGANAYLEAARAACTIPVLRKDFMIDPYQVYEARAIGADAILLIAAALDLNQMKELELCASELNLDVLVEVHDAEELESALELKTPLLGINNRNLKTFEVSLQTTISLLPLIPKGKIVITESGILNIENVQLMQDHDVHGFLVGETFMRAPNPGEALNALFKCKD, encoded by the coding sequence ATGAGCGATATTCTCGACCGAATTGTGGCGACCAAGCGACTGGAAGTGGCCAGAGATCAACAACAGATTTCTCTTGCCCAGCAACGTAACAAAGCAGAGTCTAATAATCAAAACGGGTCACTCAAACCTCGTGGGTTTGTAGCGGCGATTGAAAAGAAAATTGCCAGCGGCAAACCTGCCGTCATCAGCGAGATTAAAAAAGCCAGCCCCAGCAAAGGTATTTTGCGGGAGCATTTTCATCCTGCTGAAATTGCTCAAAGCTATGCCACTAATGGCGCGGCCTGTCTCTCTGTTTTAACTGATACCGACTATTTCCAAGGGGCGAATGCTTACTTAGAGGCCGCTCGTGCTGCCTGCACTATTCCGGTACTTAGAAAAGATTTCATGATTGACCCCTATCAAGTCTACGAGGCTCGCGCCATTGGTGCCGATGCCATTCTGCTCATTGCTGCAGCCCTGGATCTCAACCAAATGAAAGAGCTTGAACTGTGCGCTAGCGAACTAAACTTGGATGTATTAGTAGAAGTTCATGATGCTGAAGAATTAGAGTCTGCACTTGAATTAAAAACGCCGTTACTCGGAATTAATAATCGCAATCTCAAAACATTTGAAGTGAGTTTGCAAACCACTATCTCCTTACTCCCCCTTATACCAAAGGGGAAGATCGTCATTACTGAGTCTGGGATATTAAATATCGAGAACGTCCAGTTAATGCAAGATCATGATGTTCATGGCTTTTTGGTTGGCGAAACTTTTATGCGTGCGCCCAATCCTGGTGAAGCGCTTAATGCACTTTTCAAGTGCAAGGATTGA
- the trpD gene encoding anthranilate phosphoribosyltransferase — translation MSITPQAALQRCIEHRELFPDEMTYLMRMMMNGEMPPTLIAGLLVALRTKKETVGEIAAAAKVMREFATPVHVDDKAHLVDVVGTGGDGAHTFNISTAAMFVAAAAGAKIAKHGNRSVSSKSGSADVLEALGVNLNLTPAGVSQCIAEIGAGFMFAPNHHPAMKNVAPVRKELGVRTIFNILGPLTNPADAQHILMGVFHADLVGIQARVLQALNMKHALVVYGRDGLDEISLEGATLVGELKDGTVREYEIHPKDFGLTTAPTASFKVANASESKQIILDILSGAVGPAKDIVCLNAGATLYVADIAKDIASGIAMAKQAIESGAALQKLNAFTAASHRNQS, via the coding sequence ATGTCCATTACCCCTCAAGCAGCCCTCCAGCGCTGTATCGAACACCGCGAGTTATTTCCTGATGAGATGACCTATCTCATGCGCATGATGATGAATGGTGAAATGCCGCCTACCTTGATTGCGGGATTATTAGTCGCCTTGCGTACTAAGAAAGAGACCGTTGGTGAAATTGCCGCTGCCGCTAAGGTGATGCGTGAGTTTGCCACCCCTGTCCATGTTGATGACAAAGCGCACTTAGTGGATGTAGTTGGTACTGGCGGTGATGGCGCCCATACTTTCAATATCTCTACTGCAGCCATGTTCGTTGCAGCGGCAGCTGGCGCAAAAATTGCTAAGCATGGCAATCGCAGCGTGAGTAGTAAATCCGGCAGTGCGGATGTTCTTGAGGCTCTTGGCGTCAACTTGAACCTGACCCCAGCAGGAGTCTCTCAATGTATTGCTGAGATTGGCGCAGGCTTTATGTTTGCCCCCAATCATCACCCTGCCATGAAAAATGTTGCCCCAGTTCGCAAAGAGCTGGGTGTGCGAACCATCTTCAATATTCTTGGGCCATTAACCAATCCTGCAGATGCTCAGCATATTTTGATGGGCGTTTTTCATGCTGATCTAGTAGGGATTCAGGCGCGGGTTCTACAAGCGCTGAATATGAAACATGCCCTAGTGGTCTATGGTCGCGACGGCCTTGATGAAATTTCTCTTGAGGGCGCCACTTTAGTAGGTGAGCTTAAAGATGGCACAGTCCGCGAATATGAAATTCACCCCAAAGATTTTGGTCTAACCACCGCCCCCACGGCTAGCTTCAAAGTAGCAAATGCTTCGGAGTCTAAGCAGATCATTCTAGATATCCTGAGTGGTGCAGTAGGTCCAGCCAAAGATATTGTTTGTCTGAATGCTGGGGCTACGCTCTATGTTGCTGATATAGCCAAAGATATTGCTAGTGGCATTGCAATGGCAAAGCAAGCAATTGAATCTGGTGCCGCGCTACAAAAACTCAATGCATTCACCGCAGCGAGTCATCGCAATCAATCCTAA
- a CDS encoding aminodeoxychorismate/anthranilate synthase component II yields MLLMIDNYDSFTYNLVQYFAELGEEVKVVRNDEIAVEEIAALKPSRICISPGPCSPAEAGISVATIKRYAGQIPILGVCLGHQAIGEAFGGRIVRAQKVMHGKTDQIHHTGLGVFKNLPDPFTVTRYHSLAIERSSLPAALEITASSSDGEIMGVRHRELAVQGVQFHPESILSEHGHALLKNFLQASS; encoded by the coding sequence ATGCTCCTCATGATTGATAACTATGATTCTTTTACGTATAACTTGGTTCAGTACTTTGCTGAACTGGGTGAAGAAGTAAAAGTTGTTCGTAACGACGAAATTGCAGTTGAAGAGATTGCCGCTCTTAAGCCGAGTCGTATTTGTATCTCTCCAGGACCTTGCAGCCCAGCAGAAGCCGGCATCTCGGTAGCGACTATCAAGCGCTACGCAGGACAAATTCCGATTTTGGGCGTTTGTTTAGGGCATCAAGCCATTGGCGAAGCCTTCGGCGGACGGATTGTGCGCGCCCAAAAAGTAATGCATGGCAAAACAGATCAAATTCATCACACGGGATTAGGCGTTTTTAAGAACTTGCCCGATCCATTTACAGTGACCCGTTACCACTCTTTGGCAATTGAAAGAAGCTCTTTACCAGCAGCTTTAGAGATCACCGCAAGCTCATCCGATGGAGAAATCATGGGTGTGCGTCATCGCGAACTTGCTGTGCAAGGAGTGCAGTTTCATCCTGAGTCAATTCTGTCCGAACATGGACATGCTCTCTTAAAGAATTTCCTTCAGGCCTCATCATGA
- the trpE gene encoding anthranilate synthase component I — protein MQLDEFNALAKQGFNRIPLVKEVLADLETPLSLYVKLTQAFGKKNTYLLESVLGGERFGRFSFIGLPAKTILRTTGTPTAPLTEIVTDGKVVESNQDNPLDFIDAYFKRFKVALQAGLPRFCGGLAGYFAYDTVRYIEAKLARHNLPDELGVPDIQLMLTEELAVVDNVAGKIYFIVYADPSQNDSFSKAQARLKELLACLSKPFSMPASRPSSKTELVRNFKAADFESAVLKTKEYILAGDCMQVVIGQRISKPFTDSPLALYRALRSLNPSPYMYFYDFGDLQVVGSSPEILVRQELREGNKMVTIRPLAGTRPRGSTPEEDERLAKELLADPKEIAEHVMLIDLARNDVGRIAKTGSVKVTDSMSIEKYSHVQHIVSSVEGQLLDNMSNMDVLRATFPAGTLSGAPKIRAMEIIDEMEVVKRGVYGGAVGYLSFSGDMDVAIAIRTGVIRNGVLHSQAGAGVVADSDPSAEWRETEAKARAVLMAADLVQGGLDAPHD, from the coding sequence ATGCAGCTCGATGAATTTAATGCTTTAGCAAAGCAAGGCTTTAATCGCATTCCTTTGGTAAAAGAAGTATTGGCCGATCTTGAGACACCGCTATCACTTTATGTGAAGCTCACTCAAGCCTTTGGTAAGAAAAATACTTACTTATTAGAATCTGTTTTGGGCGGTGAGCGCTTTGGGCGTTTTTCATTTATTGGCCTACCAGCCAAAACCATCTTAAGAACTACTGGTACACCTACTGCCCCTCTGACTGAAATCGTCACTGATGGCAAGGTTGTAGAAAGCAATCAAGATAATCCGCTCGATTTTATTGACGCTTACTTCAAACGTTTTAAGGTTGCCTTACAAGCTGGGCTACCCCGCTTCTGTGGGGGCTTAGCAGGTTATTTTGCTTACGACACTGTACGCTATATCGAAGCAAAACTCGCTAGACACAATCTCCCAGACGAGCTGGGTGTGCCTGATATTCAACTCATGCTCACAGAAGAATTAGCAGTAGTTGATAACGTTGCTGGCAAAATTTATTTTATTGTCTATGCCGATCCTTCTCAGAACGATAGCTTTTCAAAAGCACAAGCGCGTTTGAAGGAATTACTCGCATGTTTAAGCAAACCTTTCAGCATGCCTGCCTCTCGACCAAGTAGCAAAACTGAATTGGTGCGTAACTTTAAGGCGGCAGATTTTGAGAGCGCCGTTCTCAAAACCAAAGAATACATTTTGGCTGGCGATTGCATGCAAGTAGTTATCGGCCAACGTATTAGCAAACCGTTTACTGATTCTCCTTTGGCGCTGTATAGGGCTTTACGATCCCTTAATCCATCACCTTATATGTACTTCTATGACTTTGGGGACCTTCAAGTAGTTGGCTCCTCGCCAGAAATTTTGGTTAGACAAGAGCTTCGTGAGGGAAATAAGATGGTGACGATTCGTCCGCTTGCTGGCACACGTCCTCGTGGTAGCACTCCAGAAGAGGATGAACGTCTAGCAAAAGAACTGTTGGCGGATCCCAAAGAAATTGCTGAGCATGTGATGTTGATTGATCTGGCTCGTAACGATGTGGGTCGGATTGCTAAAACAGGTTCAGTCAAAGTCACTGACTCTATGTCGATTGAAAAATATTCTCATGTGCAACATATTGTGAGTTCAGTTGAGGGTCAATTACTCGACAATATGAGCAATATGGATGTTCTGCGCGCTACATTTCCAGCAGGCACCCTATCGGGTGCCCCCAAGATTCGGGCAATGGAAATTATTGATGAGATGGAAGTCGTTAAACGCGGTGTCTATGGCGGCGCTGTGGGCTACCTTTCTTTCTCGGGTGATATGGATGTTGCGATTGCAATTCGTACAGGAGTTATTCGGAATGGAGTTTTACATTCCCAAGCCGGAGCTGGCGTAGTAGCCGACTCAGATCCCTCCGCCGAATGGAGAGAGACAGAAGCGAAAGCCCGTGCAGTTTTAATGGCAGCAGATTTAGTACAAGGAGGACTCGATGCTCCTCATGATTGA
- the rpe gene encoding ribulose-phosphate 3-epimerase: protein MDKPNLPPNPPFVIAPSILSADFACLGKEVTEVLAAGADWIHFDVMDNHYVPNLTIGPLVCEAIRPHAIKNGVPAIIDVHLMIEPVDRIVPDFAKAGANLISFHPEASPHVNRTLNLIRDHGCQAGLVFNPATPLDHLDHILDLVDLVLLMSVNPGFGGQSFIPSTLSKIAQVRTRLDRHQQESGRKIRLEVDGGIKIDNIAEVAKAGADTFVAGSAIFGKPNYANIIQEMRSELAKSGQA from the coding sequence ATGGATAAGCCAAATTTGCCCCCCAATCCGCCTTTTGTCATAGCGCCCTCGATCTTGTCGGCTGACTTTGCCTGTCTAGGCAAAGAAGTGACAGAGGTTCTCGCTGCTGGGGCAGACTGGATTCACTTTGACGTGATGGATAACCACTACGTCCCTAACCTCACCATTGGACCATTGGTCTGTGAAGCTATTCGACCACACGCCATCAAAAATGGTGTGCCAGCAATCATCGATGTCCATCTAATGATTGAACCTGTTGATCGAATTGTTCCTGACTTTGCCAAGGCGGGGGCCAACCTCATTAGCTTTCATCCTGAGGCAAGCCCTCATGTGAATCGCACGCTGAATCTGATACGTGATCACGGCTGTCAAGCAGGTTTAGTTTTCAATCCTGCAACCCCCTTAGACCATCTCGATCACATTCTGGATTTAGTGGATCTGGTTTTACTCATGTCAGTCAATCCCGGATTTGGTGGGCAGTCATTTATTCCAAGCACGCTCAGCAAGATAGCCCAAGTCAGAACTCGCTTAGACCGCCATCAACAGGAAAGCGGTAGAAAGATACGACTTGAAGTCGATGGTGGTATCAAAATCGATAACATCGCTGAGGTTGCAAAGGCTGGTGCTGATACATTTGTCGCTGGCTCAGCGATTTTTGGCAAACCCAATTACGCAAATATTATTCAAGAGATGCGCTCAGAATTGGCGAAGTCAGGACAAGCGTAA
- the apaG gene encoding Co2+/Mg2+ efflux protein ApaG — translation MNSIEISITVHSQYLPEQSDPDNQQFAFAYTVTIRNSGAVNVQLIARHWFITDGDGGVQEVRGLGVVGQQPLLRPNEQFEYTSWATLPTPAGTMRGEYFCITEEAQFFQAPIPEFALVMPRTLH, via the coding sequence ATGAATTCCATAGAGATCAGTATTACTGTGCACTCCCAGTACCTTCCAGAGCAATCTGACCCCGATAACCAACAATTCGCCTTCGCCTATACCGTGACCATTCGGAATTCTGGGGCGGTGAACGTTCAGTTGATCGCCCGTCATTGGTTCATTACGGATGGAGATGGAGGCGTCCAGGAGGTGCGTGGCTTGGGGGTGGTTGGTCAGCAACCGCTTTTAAGGCCAAACGAGCAATTTGAGTACACCAGCTGGGCGACTTTGCCCACTCCGGCCGGCACCATGAGAGGGGAATATTTCTGCATTACTGAGGAGGCTCAGTTCTTTCAGGCGCCTATTCCTGAGTTTGCCCTAGTGATGCCTAGAACTTTGCACTAG